GAAAGGTCACGATGAGACAAAGAATAAAAGAGTAGATGCAGAGTTGCAACaacaaggatcaaaatacaaTTACATCATTCGACCATAACCGGTTTGCGTTTCTGTCCCAGCCTAAGCTCAAGATCTAATTCTTCGACAGGGCAAGGCAGTTTTTGCTGGACGGCCATAGAGCTTCTCATGGAGATAGAGGAGCACTTCAGGTCGGTTCGTCTTTTCTTGACGGTCAGGTGTTCCTCGTCATCTTTACTTGGATCTCTTAGGTTCAAAGTCTCACTGCCGAGCTTCAAATCCGGATCCAAGCAGGAGTCCTGTTCGTTCTCCTGAACGATCGAGGAAGAATAGGAAGGAGAAAGCAAGGCATATGTACTCACTTCTGGGGTGGATGCCGCTGAAACCCTAGGACTGAGAGGAGATGCTGAGggcatatatggtctttgggaggaATGATGGGGGCGGTCATGATCGCTATCATCGCCGGTCGGGCTCAAAGATTGTTTAAGCCTTGCTCGGTCTCGCCGGTGCACGTTCATGTGGCCGCCCAGCGCTTGCGCGGATCGGAATTCTCGTCTGCAAAAGCTGCAAGAATAAGACCTCGGCGGCCATATGTAACCCCCTATGTGGCCTGCGGAGTCCTCGGCGAAGGCTCTTTCTTCCCACGTCGCATGATGGACATACGAGGAGGTGGCCGCAGGGACCGCTTCACGGATCTGAGAACCAATCGAGGGTTTCTCGCTCAAATCTCTACTCCACATCCAATATTTGCTCCGCTCCATAGCACTGCGTATTACCGAAGAACAACAGGATCAAAGAGCTTAAAATAGGAGATCCCTACACGGTTGCCTCCTCCGCGCCGGCGATCAACGGGGGAAACATGGAGGAAGGATTGCTACCCTATGAAAGATGTAGGCAGAGAAAGCCTGAGGTAGTTGTACGCGGTAGGTGGTGGTGATTTCTGATTCCTTGGCTTAGAGTGGCTACTATTAGCTTTTCTTTAATACACCACCAGCAGTAGAGTTTGGCCCCTCTCACACTGCACCATTTGTCATAGAAACCTACTTTGTCAACTACGTAATTCTAATGCAGCAATTTGATGTGCTAAACGAGGATAAAACCTTATCATTAGGAATTATCTGATCGATGGATCTCAAGTAGCACTTAATTTATTGGGCCATCGCCGAATACAAGGACCTCTCATGGACACAGCTCTATGCTTTCGACATGGCTTACATCTTCCACGACTACCATTCCTTCAATCACCTGAGAAGGCTATACGTTAATTCTTCATCCTGAAAGAAGAAAGAATATGTATGGTAAACAAAAGAGTTGCTTGTTTGACTCAAC
This Musa acuminata AAA Group cultivar baxijiao chromosome BXJ1-2, Cavendish_Baxijiao_AAA, whole genome shotgun sequence DNA region includes the following protein-coding sequences:
- the LOC135613120 gene encoding transcriptional regulator SUPERMAN-like, whose amino-acid sequence is MERSKYWMWSRDLSEKPSIGSQIREAVPAATSSYVHHATWEERAFAEDSAGHIGGYIWPPRSYSCSFCRREFRSAQALGGHMNVHRRDRARLKQSLSPTGDDSDHDRPHHSSQRPYMPSASPLSPRVSAASTPEVSTYALLSPSYSSSIVQENEQDSCLDPDLKLGSETLNLRDPSKDDEEHLTVKKRRTDLKCSSISMRSSMAVQQKLPCPVEELDLELRLGQKRKPVMVE